The Medicago truncatula cultivar Jemalong A17 chromosome 4, MtrunA17r5.0-ANR, whole genome shotgun sequence genome includes a region encoding these proteins:
- the LOC11412065 gene encoding helicase protein MOM1 isoform X3, which translates to MDMRTESSSSGSAKEPSAKEATLGSAVVQSNSTTHETSDIPERVQSDCHEKETSQTLAIRDSDSNESLIRKCVGNEKGQNLTPSKRKSTVVDKHSDVSPRVVDDENCNLIVNPDPEKLCCNVVETSGPSKRIRGINNVDQHASKSNDEKSCTRSKEGKSGDPVEKPQGNTVENEKIRTLQRSLHRSLKPEIAKLCEILHLPDNVKSMAGKFLEYTMNNYKICTEPVSILQAFQLSLCWTAASLLSHKLDTEASLILAKQHLNFDCNKDAVDEINAMLWDLKDKFLLRTGSSGVNCSPKASESSNRVHSNTDVTSDVELTKKVISRISRNTKETQKRKDQWRELLHMQQENKLKLQRDFETEMADLGRRYKIEWVAIKSQALKKKKNEMLSNFTSGFDEMKTEIKSKYDVRLRALETEHLEARQKFRESSLQNELSNLVSSKELETPLNAPKILLSDEVLETSCAQATASELSREAAVGLPSTVRSTVYPENTAPLSADQISDGGLDGVVSSRPCNSSSPSNGHPATISLLNSPSSTQQVSDRVLPTIADGQIPVIVPELIRDAAVGFPSTVRTTDYPENAAPLNSSSTDQISDGGLDGVVSSSPCIFSSPGDGRPATSSLLNPPSSKQQVPDSVVPAITDGQIPVTMPENSHEEAECELVDNMEVNESTTPDNQEVVQRTIAENTSSQETSVSRARDSIEPREQVQVQPLSSVESPLSLPENSHEEAEYELIDNMEVNESTTPDNQEVVQRTIAENTLSQETSVSRARDPIEPREQVQVQPLSSVESPLSPVHILPANQPNRVSMVMEPPEQVRLPSSGFLSSNRDFCLLPLATGGVDREGTNKDSLSRQFPEAMIEVRNQAVEQPTSNMEVDSHSRLVVPPGSNMVLDSLVPGGFGAHLTDTRNMSTHRVINNLPIQTPAQLASRNFRPYFHDPLNYELERLRKLTDQNRKNHEDMKLQLKCNFEKEVEELHRKYDIQMKEIEVEFQKTKKNYDTQSRTVYIHKILADTFKKANFDPMFSGASGMLQGILPYDAGFSQLLFQPSRQQNATQPPLVASSSVCRPPTTTLQNSHVSTSSHTMVPPPTQASYNTSGNISGFSARIPHTNSISSPSGNQQTGREIRSPLRRLLPRLPSTSVSASGISGDIRTPAPPLPPYRPSASIPASTHSGEIRAPAPHLPPYRPSTTVPPSTHSGEIRTPAPHLMYRPSTFVPPSTHSGEIRGPAPHLPPYRPSTSVPASSFSGVPLCIPNQPAPSNSSANSLSLTSQWLPRPMPAISQFGPHRGHGHENTGGFPSPNLSAGDMRMSSNSQSSINLPNTMPRMSDHSQFGTSSSMPANSAQEATPSDVVCISDDD; encoded by the exons GGGGATCAATAATGTTGATCAACATGCTTCAAAATCTAATGATGAAAAGTCATGTACCAGAAGCAAGGAAG GAAAATCAGGAGATCCAGTGG AGAAACCTCAAGGGAACACtgttgaaaatgagaaaataaggACACTGCAGAGAAGCTTACATCGTTCACTGAAGCCAGAGATAGCAAAGCTTTGTGAAATTCTTCATCTCCCA GATAATGTCAAGAGTATGGCTGgaaaatttcttgaatataCGATGAACAATTACAAGATCTGTACAGAACCAGTATCAATATTACAGGCCTTTCAATTATCTCTG TGTTGGACAGCTGCTTCTCTGCTAAGCCACAAACTTGACACTGAAGCTTCCCTCATTCTTGCAAAGCAGCACTTGAATTTTGACTGTAATAAAGATGCCGTTGATGAAATTAATGCAATGCTTTGGGATCTGAAGGACAAGTTTTTATTACGTACAGGAAGCTCCGGTGTCAATTGCTCTCCAAAGGCCTCTGAATCATCAAACAGGGTTCATTCAAACACAGATGTAACATCAGATGTTGAATTGACCAAAAAAGTTATTTCCAGAATTTCCAGAAATACTAAAGAAACTCAGAAGCGCAAAGACCAATGGAGAGAGCTACTTCATATGCAACAGGAAAACAAACTTAAGTTGCAAAGAGATTTTGAGACCGAAATGGCTGATTTAGGAAGAAGGTACAAAATAGAGTGGGTAGCTATTAAATCCCAAgctctgaagaagaagaagaacgagATGCTCAGTAATTTCACAAGTGGATTTGATGAaatgaaaacagaaataaaaagtaaGTATGACGTACGTCTCCGTGCTCTAGAGACCGAACATTTGGAAGCAAGACAGAAATTCCGAGAGTCGTCGTTACAAAATGAATTGTCAAACCTAGTTTCTTCGAAGGAACTTGAAACTCCCCTTAATGCTCCGAAAATCCTTCTGTCTGATGAAGTGCTAGAAACTAGTTGTGCACAGGCCACTGCCAGTGAGTTGAGTAGGGAGGCAGCTGTGGGGTTACCCAGCACAGTCAGAAGTACTGTTTATCCAGAGAATACAGCTCCTCTGTCCGCAGATCAAATATCTGATGGAGGTTTAGATGGGGTTGTATCATCAAGGCCTTGTAACTCTTCTAGTCCAAGTAATGGTCATCCAGCTACAATTTCTCTGTTGAATTCACCATCTTCAACTCAACAAGTTTCTGATAGAGTCTTGCCGACCATAGCTGATGGACAGATACCAGTCATAGTGCCAGAATTGATAAGAGATGCAGCTGTGGGATTCCCCAGCACAGTTAGAACTACTGATTATCCAGAGAATGCAGCTCCTTTGAATTCTTCATCAACAGATCAAATATCTGATGGAGGTTTAGACGGTGTTGTATCATCATCGCCTTGTATCTTTTCTAGTCCAGGCGATGGTCGTCCAGCTACATCTTCCCTTTTGAATCCGCCTTCTTCAAAGCAGCAAGTTCCTGATAGTGTCGTGCCAGCTATAACTGATGGACAAATACCAGTCACAATGCCAGAAAATAGCCATGAAGAGGCTGAATGTGAATTAGTAGACAACATGGAAGTGAATGAGAGTACTACACCGGACAACCAGGAAGTAGTACAGAGAACCATAGCTGAAAACACTTCGTCCCAAGAGACTTCAGTATCTAGAGCACGGGATTCCATTGAGCCTCGAGAGCAAGTGCAGGTGCAGCCATTATCATCCGTAGAATCACCGCTTAGTCTGCCAGAAAATAGCCATGAAGAGGCTGAATATGAATTAATAGACAACATGGAAGTAAACGAGAGTACTACACCAGACAACCAGGAAGTAGTACAGAGAACCATAGCAGAAAACACTTTGTCCCAAGAGACTTCAGTATCTAGAGCACGGGATCCCATTGAGCCTCGAGAGCAAGTGCAGGTGCAGCCATTATCATCTGTAGAATCACCACTTAGTCCAGTTCATATTTTACCTGCAAATCAACCAAATCGTGTTTCAATGGTCATGGAGCCTCCAGAGCAGGTGCGGTTACCCTCTTCAGGGTTCCTTTCTTCCAACCGAGATTTCTGTCTCTTACCTTTGGCGACTGGAGGTGTAGACCGGGAAGGGACCAATAAAGATTCTCTCTCCAGACAATTTCCTGAGGCAATGATTGAGGTTCGAAATCAAGCTGTTGAGCAACCTACCTCAAACATGGAAGTTGATTCACATTCACGTCTAGTTGTGCCTCCTGGCTCAAACATGGTCCTTGATTCACTTGTGCCTGGTGGATTCGGAGCCCATTTGACAGACACACGAAATATGTCAACTCACAGAGTTATCAATAATCTTCCCATACAGACTCCAGCACAATTGGCTTCGAGGAATTTTCGACCTTACTTCCATGATCCACTCAATTATGAATTGGAAAGACTACGTAAACTGACAGATCAAAATCGGAAAAACCATGAAGATATG AAGTTACAGCTGAAATGTAATTTTGAGAAGGAAGTTGAGGAACTTCACAGGAAGTATGATATTCAAATGAAGGAGATTGAGGTTGAGTTtcagaaaacaaagaagaacTATGATACGCAATCTAGAACAGTATATATACATAAGATATTGGCTGATACTTTTAAAAAGGCTAATTTTGATCCTATGTTTTCCGGTGCATCGGGAATGCTGCAAGGAATACTCCCTTATG ATGCAGGTTTTTCACAGCTTTTATTTCAGCCTTCAAGACAGCAAAATGCTACTCAGCCCCCTCTGGTTGCTAGTTCCTCTGTCTGTAGACCTCCCACAACCACATTGCAGAATTCACATGTTTCAACTAGCTCTCACACTATGGTACCACCACCCACACAGGCCTCTTACAATACATCAGGAAATATCAGCGGGTTTTCTGCAAGAATACCTCATACCAACTCCATCTCTTCACCCTCGGGAAATCAGCAAACAGGTAGGGAGATACGTTCCCCTCTGCGACGTCTCCTGCCTCGTTTACCCTCAACATCTGTATCAGCCTCTGGTATCAGTGGGGATATCCGTACCCCTGCACCACCTCTTCCGCCTTATAGACCTTCAGCATCGATACCAGCATCCACTCATAGCGGGGAGATACGTGCCCCTGCCCCACATCTCCCGCCATATAGACCTTCTACAACTGTACCACCCTCCACTCATAGCGGGGAGATACGTACCCCTGCACCACATCTGATGTATAGACCTTCAACATTTGTACCACCCTCCACTCATAGCGGGGAGATACGTGGCCCTGCACCGCATCTCCCACCGTACAGACCCTCAACATCTGTACCAGCCTCAAGTTTCAGTGGAGTTCCACTTTGTATTCCTAATCAACCTGCACCTAGTAACTCTTCTGCAAATTCTTTATCATTAACGTCTCAGTGGCTTCCCAGACCAATGCCGGCAATCTCTCAGTTTGGTCCTCATAGGGGGCATGGGCATGAGAACACAGGTGGGTTCCCCTCTCCTAACCTATCTGCCGGGGATATGCGCATGAGTTCTAATAGCCAATCTAGCATTAATCTGCCAAATACTATGCCGCGTATGTCAGATCATTCCCAATTTGGCACAAGTAGCAGCATGCCAGCTAACTCAGCCCAAGAAGCTACACCTTCTGATGTTGTCTGTATATCAGATGATGACTGA